A genome region from Polyodon spathula isolate WHYD16114869_AA chromosome 19, ASM1765450v1, whole genome shotgun sequence includes the following:
- the ccpg1 gene encoding cell cycle progression protein 1 isoform X1: MSANSSDTESSCGWTIISNEGSDIETLGPENGGTDSIPDPTEVPMILEDDQLSHALEQGADCIEESTLEATQTEETLEDRPEVAEEKALDEQVVLGSSSDHSDIVTLEPPQVEELGVWEERESAVQEPESNEDLGSSSSSQYTFSAPEPLLPSESKAFDSSSDEASEHSSPAVRKRRLRKTTASTSEAEEVPAVKRPGEPEQQAPRRQGQVSGTLNKCVLLALVIAISMGLGHFYGVFEGTVQIQERNKVVEKIREHELNDVKDDLYQCQKEQDVIAESKFQNEDLTEELKQTMEERSSIDSQQKTLFLENQNLKKSLQREEESLASLQEELRNLRAQMRSLEEKGAGTESIITENQKLKDHLEEETQRIRSFLSQKETLMAEAQMLRRELDKERRVTDKLKEHLDQLSQTSEDTGQTDPETEEMQTRLAELEKKLNFEQQRSDLWERLYVETREEKGKEETPKSKKSKDGVFASVKDKFDAVKNSTKEFVHHHKEQIKKAKEAVKENLKKFSDSVKSTFRHFKDSATRMFNKNRERKMHERRYQERKDAKSDQHDQQKRTDDPRDHDAAKIKASWQFKQQRQIHTHPRTSTTQNYQANDEEQQFSHYRSTKGCSSVFDCANQESMSLFNKALNPIKAEEFNQLMQSYLKQEVDHFHHWRELQNFMNRFFHNGVFIHDQMLFTDFVSGVEDYLEDMEEYQEGNDEVFDDLDEYVYKHFFGDTYSKQYGPSKPFEGPCFINAEYRPPKHDQQPPSRQQKGRKWNKPGRTTGRHVANVKIELGPLPFDPKY; encoded by the exons ATGTCTGCAAATTCAAGCGACACCGAGTCATCTTGTGGATGGACCATCATAAGCAATGAG GGCTCTGATATTGAAACACTTGGTCCTGAAAATGGTGGAACTGACAGTATTCCTGATCCCACAGAGGTGCCCATGATTCTGGAAGATGACCAGCTAAGTCATGCATTGGAACAAGGAG cAGATTGCATTGAAGAGTCTACTCTTGAAGCCACCCAAACAGAAGAGACTTTAGAAGACCGGCCTGAG GTAGCTGAAGAGAAGGCACTAGATGAGCAGGTTGTGCTCGGGTCTTCAAGTGACCATTCTGACATTGTGACACTCGAGCCTCCGCAGGTGGAGGAGCTTGGTGTCTGGGAGGAAAGGGAGAGTGCTGTGCAGGAGCCCGAGAGCAACGAAGACCTCGGCTCCTCCTCCAGCAGTCAGTACACGTTCAGTGCTCCTGAACCTC tcCTTCCTTCTGAGTCCAAGGCATTTGATTCTAGCAGTGATGAGGCAAGTGAACACTCCAGTCCTGCTGTGCGAAAACGGCGCCTGAGAAAAACAACCGCTTCAACTTCTGAGGCTGAGGAGGTTCCAGCTGTGAAGCGGCCGGGAGAGCCGGAGCAGCAGGCACCCCGGAGACAGGGCCAAGTCAGCGGCACCCTCAACAAGTGCGTCTTACTGGCACTGGTTATTGCCATCAGCATGGGATTGGGGCATTTCTATG GTGTATTTGAAG GTACAGTGCAGATTCAAGAAAGGAACAAGGTAGTTGAGAAAATCCGTGAACATGAATTGAATGATGTGAAGGATGATCTTTATCAGTGCCAGAAAGAGCAGGATGTCATTGCAGAAAGCAAG TTCCAGAATGAAGATCTTAcagaagaattaaaacaaaccatGGAAGAAAGGAGTTCCATTGACTCTCAGCAGAAAACCCTTTTCTTGGAGAACCAGAATTTGAAAAAATCATTGCAACGGGAAGAAGAGTCTCTGGCCTCATTGCAAGAAGAACTGAGAAACCTCCGGGCGCAGATGAGGAGTTTAGAGGAGAAGGGGGCTGGCACTGAGTCCATCATTACAGAGAATCAGAAACTCAAGGATCACCTGGAGGAAGAGACGCAGCGGATCCGCAGCTTCCTGAGCCAAAAGGAAACCCTGATGGCAGAAGCTCAGATGCTCAGGAGAGAGCTGGACAAAGAACGAAGAGTGACCGACAAGCTTAAAGAGCACTTAGACCAACTGAGCCAGACTTCAGAAGATACAGGTCAAACTGACCCAGAAACAGAGGAGATGCAGACAAGGTTGGCAGAGTTGGAAAAGAAACTGAATTTTGAGCAGCAGCGCTCTGATCTGTGGGAAAGGCTGTATGTCGAAACCAGGGAAGAAAAAGGTAAAGAGGAAACGCCTAAATCAAAGAAATCCAAGGATGGTGTGTTTGCTTCGGTTAAGGACAAGTTTGATGCCGTGAAAAACTCCACAAAGGAGTTTGTGCATCACCATAAAGAGCagataaaaaaagcaaaagaagctGTTAAAGAGAATTTGAAAAAATTCTCTGATTCGGTGAAGTCCACGTTCAGGCACTTCAAGGACTCAGCCACACGCATGTTTAACAAAAACCGTGAGAGGAAGATGCACGAAAGGAGATATCAGGAAAGAAAAGATGCAAAGTCTGACCAGCATGACCAGCAGAAGCGCACAGATGATCCTAGAGACCACGATGCTGCCAAAATCAAAGCATCCTGGCAGTTCAAACAACAAAGACAAATTCATACACATCCAAGAACATCCACAACACAAAACTATCAGGCGAACGATGAAGAACAACAATTTTCACACTATAGGAGTACAAAGGGATGCTCCAGTGTATTTGATTGTGCAAACCAGGAGTCCATGAGTTTATTCAACAAAGCTCTGAATCCCATTAAAGCAGAGGAATTCAATCAACTAATGCAGAGCTACTTGAAGCAGGAGGTAGACCATTTCCACCACTGGAGAGAGTTACAAAATTTTATGAATAGGTTCTTCCACAATGGCGTCTTTATACATGACCAGATGCTATTCACTGACTTTGTCAGTGGTGTTGAGGATTATCTAGAGGACATGGAAGAGTACCAAGAAGGTAATGATGAAGTTTTTGACGATCTGGATGAATATGTATACAAACACTTCTTTGGAGATACCTATTCAAAGCAGTATGGCCCAAG TAAACCCTTTGAAGGGCCATGTTTCATAAATGCAGAATACAGACCTCCCAAACATGACCAGCAGCCTCCTTCTCGCCAGCAGAAAGGaaggaaatggaacaagccaggGCGTACCACTGGAAGACATGTAGCTAATGTCAAAATAGAGCTGGGTCCACTGCCTTTCGATCCAAAGTACTGA
- the ccpg1 gene encoding cell cycle progression protein 1 isoform X3 → MSANSSDTESSCGWTIISNEGSDIETLGPENGGTDSIPDPTEVPMILEDDQLSHALEQGADCIEESTLEATQTEETLEDRPEVAEEKALDEQVVLGSSSDHSDIVTLEPPQVEELGVWEERESAVQEPESNEDLGSSSSSQYTFSAPEPLLPSESKAFDSSSDEASEHSSPAVRKRRLRKTTASTSEAEEVPAVKRPGEPEQQAPRRQGQVSGTLNKCVLLALVIAISMGLGHFYGTVQIQERNKVVEKIREHELNDVKDDLYQCQKEQDVIAESKFQNEDLTEELKQTMEERSSIDSQQKTLFLENQNLKKSLQREEESLASLQEELRNLRAQMRSLEEKGAGTESIITENQKLKDHLEEETQRIRSFLSQKETLMAEAQMLRRELDKERRVTDKLKEHLDQLSQTSEDTGQTDPETEEMQTRLAELEKKLNFEQQRSDLWERLYVETREEKGKEETPKSKKSKDGVFASVKDKFDAVKNSTKEFVHHHKEQIKKAKEAVKENLKKFSDSVKSTFRHFKDSATRMFNKNRERKMHERRYQERKDAKSDQHDQQKRTDDPRDHDAAKIKASWQFKQQRQIHTHPRTSTTQNYQANDEEQQFSHYRSTKGCSSVFDCANQESMSLFNKALNPIKAEEFNQLMQSYLKQEVDHFHHWRELQNFMNRFFHNGVFIHDQMLFTDFVSGVEDYLEDMEEYQEGNDEVFDDLDEYVYKHFFGDTYSKQYGPSKPFEGPCFINAEYRPPKHDQQPPSRQQKGRKWNKPGRTTGRHVANVKIELGPLPFDPKY, encoded by the exons ATGTCTGCAAATTCAAGCGACACCGAGTCATCTTGTGGATGGACCATCATAAGCAATGAG GGCTCTGATATTGAAACACTTGGTCCTGAAAATGGTGGAACTGACAGTATTCCTGATCCCACAGAGGTGCCCATGATTCTGGAAGATGACCAGCTAAGTCATGCATTGGAACAAGGAG cAGATTGCATTGAAGAGTCTACTCTTGAAGCCACCCAAACAGAAGAGACTTTAGAAGACCGGCCTGAG GTAGCTGAAGAGAAGGCACTAGATGAGCAGGTTGTGCTCGGGTCTTCAAGTGACCATTCTGACATTGTGACACTCGAGCCTCCGCAGGTGGAGGAGCTTGGTGTCTGGGAGGAAAGGGAGAGTGCTGTGCAGGAGCCCGAGAGCAACGAAGACCTCGGCTCCTCCTCCAGCAGTCAGTACACGTTCAGTGCTCCTGAACCTC tcCTTCCTTCTGAGTCCAAGGCATTTGATTCTAGCAGTGATGAGGCAAGTGAACACTCCAGTCCTGCTGTGCGAAAACGGCGCCTGAGAAAAACAACCGCTTCAACTTCTGAGGCTGAGGAGGTTCCAGCTGTGAAGCGGCCGGGAGAGCCGGAGCAGCAGGCACCCCGGAGACAGGGCCAAGTCAGCGGCACCCTCAACAAGTGCGTCTTACTGGCACTGGTTATTGCCATCAGCATGGGATTGGGGCATTTCTATG GTACAGTGCAGATTCAAGAAAGGAACAAGGTAGTTGAGAAAATCCGTGAACATGAATTGAATGATGTGAAGGATGATCTTTATCAGTGCCAGAAAGAGCAGGATGTCATTGCAGAAAGCAAG TTCCAGAATGAAGATCTTAcagaagaattaaaacaaaccatGGAAGAAAGGAGTTCCATTGACTCTCAGCAGAAAACCCTTTTCTTGGAGAACCAGAATTTGAAAAAATCATTGCAACGGGAAGAAGAGTCTCTGGCCTCATTGCAAGAAGAACTGAGAAACCTCCGGGCGCAGATGAGGAGTTTAGAGGAGAAGGGGGCTGGCACTGAGTCCATCATTACAGAGAATCAGAAACTCAAGGATCACCTGGAGGAAGAGACGCAGCGGATCCGCAGCTTCCTGAGCCAAAAGGAAACCCTGATGGCAGAAGCTCAGATGCTCAGGAGAGAGCTGGACAAAGAACGAAGAGTGACCGACAAGCTTAAAGAGCACTTAGACCAACTGAGCCAGACTTCAGAAGATACAGGTCAAACTGACCCAGAAACAGAGGAGATGCAGACAAGGTTGGCAGAGTTGGAAAAGAAACTGAATTTTGAGCAGCAGCGCTCTGATCTGTGGGAAAGGCTGTATGTCGAAACCAGGGAAGAAAAAGGTAAAGAGGAAACGCCTAAATCAAAGAAATCCAAGGATGGTGTGTTTGCTTCGGTTAAGGACAAGTTTGATGCCGTGAAAAACTCCACAAAGGAGTTTGTGCATCACCATAAAGAGCagataaaaaaagcaaaagaagctGTTAAAGAGAATTTGAAAAAATTCTCTGATTCGGTGAAGTCCACGTTCAGGCACTTCAAGGACTCAGCCACACGCATGTTTAACAAAAACCGTGAGAGGAAGATGCACGAAAGGAGATATCAGGAAAGAAAAGATGCAAAGTCTGACCAGCATGACCAGCAGAAGCGCACAGATGATCCTAGAGACCACGATGCTGCCAAAATCAAAGCATCCTGGCAGTTCAAACAACAAAGACAAATTCATACACATCCAAGAACATCCACAACACAAAACTATCAGGCGAACGATGAAGAACAACAATTTTCACACTATAGGAGTACAAAGGGATGCTCCAGTGTATTTGATTGTGCAAACCAGGAGTCCATGAGTTTATTCAACAAAGCTCTGAATCCCATTAAAGCAGAGGAATTCAATCAACTAATGCAGAGCTACTTGAAGCAGGAGGTAGACCATTTCCACCACTGGAGAGAGTTACAAAATTTTATGAATAGGTTCTTCCACAATGGCGTCTTTATACATGACCAGATGCTATTCACTGACTTTGTCAGTGGTGTTGAGGATTATCTAGAGGACATGGAAGAGTACCAAGAAGGTAATGATGAAGTTTTTGACGATCTGGATGAATATGTATACAAACACTTCTTTGGAGATACCTATTCAAAGCAGTATGGCCCAAG TAAACCCTTTGAAGGGCCATGTTTCATAAATGCAGAATACAGACCTCCCAAACATGACCAGCAGCCTCCTTCTCGCCAGCAGAAAGGaaggaaatggaacaagccaggGCGTACCACTGGAAGACATGTAGCTAATGTCAAAATAGAGCTGGGTCCACTGCCTTTCGATCCAAAGTACTGA
- the ccpg1 gene encoding cell cycle progression protein 1 isoform X2 — MSANSSDTESSCGWTIISNEGSDIETLGPENGGTDSIPDPTEVPMILEDDQLSHALEQGDCIEESTLEATQTEETLEDRPEVAEEKALDEQVVLGSSSDHSDIVTLEPPQVEELGVWEERESAVQEPESNEDLGSSSSSQYTFSAPEPLLPSESKAFDSSSDEASEHSSPAVRKRRLRKTTASTSEAEEVPAVKRPGEPEQQAPRRQGQVSGTLNKCVLLALVIAISMGLGHFYGVFEGTVQIQERNKVVEKIREHELNDVKDDLYQCQKEQDVIAESKFQNEDLTEELKQTMEERSSIDSQQKTLFLENQNLKKSLQREEESLASLQEELRNLRAQMRSLEEKGAGTESIITENQKLKDHLEEETQRIRSFLSQKETLMAEAQMLRRELDKERRVTDKLKEHLDQLSQTSEDTGQTDPETEEMQTRLAELEKKLNFEQQRSDLWERLYVETREEKGKEETPKSKKSKDGVFASVKDKFDAVKNSTKEFVHHHKEQIKKAKEAVKENLKKFSDSVKSTFRHFKDSATRMFNKNRERKMHERRYQERKDAKSDQHDQQKRTDDPRDHDAAKIKASWQFKQQRQIHTHPRTSTTQNYQANDEEQQFSHYRSTKGCSSVFDCANQESMSLFNKALNPIKAEEFNQLMQSYLKQEVDHFHHWRELQNFMNRFFHNGVFIHDQMLFTDFVSGVEDYLEDMEEYQEGNDEVFDDLDEYVYKHFFGDTYSKQYGPSKPFEGPCFINAEYRPPKHDQQPPSRQQKGRKWNKPGRTTGRHVANVKIELGPLPFDPKY; from the exons ATGTCTGCAAATTCAAGCGACACCGAGTCATCTTGTGGATGGACCATCATAAGCAATGAG GGCTCTGATATTGAAACACTTGGTCCTGAAAATGGTGGAACTGACAGTATTCCTGATCCCACAGAGGTGCCCATGATTCTGGAAGATGACCAGCTAAGTCATGCATTGGAACAAGGAG ATTGCATTGAAGAGTCTACTCTTGAAGCCACCCAAACAGAAGAGACTTTAGAAGACCGGCCTGAG GTAGCTGAAGAGAAGGCACTAGATGAGCAGGTTGTGCTCGGGTCTTCAAGTGACCATTCTGACATTGTGACACTCGAGCCTCCGCAGGTGGAGGAGCTTGGTGTCTGGGAGGAAAGGGAGAGTGCTGTGCAGGAGCCCGAGAGCAACGAAGACCTCGGCTCCTCCTCCAGCAGTCAGTACACGTTCAGTGCTCCTGAACCTC tcCTTCCTTCTGAGTCCAAGGCATTTGATTCTAGCAGTGATGAGGCAAGTGAACACTCCAGTCCTGCTGTGCGAAAACGGCGCCTGAGAAAAACAACCGCTTCAACTTCTGAGGCTGAGGAGGTTCCAGCTGTGAAGCGGCCGGGAGAGCCGGAGCAGCAGGCACCCCGGAGACAGGGCCAAGTCAGCGGCACCCTCAACAAGTGCGTCTTACTGGCACTGGTTATTGCCATCAGCATGGGATTGGGGCATTTCTATG GTGTATTTGAAG GTACAGTGCAGATTCAAGAAAGGAACAAGGTAGTTGAGAAAATCCGTGAACATGAATTGAATGATGTGAAGGATGATCTTTATCAGTGCCAGAAAGAGCAGGATGTCATTGCAGAAAGCAAG TTCCAGAATGAAGATCTTAcagaagaattaaaacaaaccatGGAAGAAAGGAGTTCCATTGACTCTCAGCAGAAAACCCTTTTCTTGGAGAACCAGAATTTGAAAAAATCATTGCAACGGGAAGAAGAGTCTCTGGCCTCATTGCAAGAAGAACTGAGAAACCTCCGGGCGCAGATGAGGAGTTTAGAGGAGAAGGGGGCTGGCACTGAGTCCATCATTACAGAGAATCAGAAACTCAAGGATCACCTGGAGGAAGAGACGCAGCGGATCCGCAGCTTCCTGAGCCAAAAGGAAACCCTGATGGCAGAAGCTCAGATGCTCAGGAGAGAGCTGGACAAAGAACGAAGAGTGACCGACAAGCTTAAAGAGCACTTAGACCAACTGAGCCAGACTTCAGAAGATACAGGTCAAACTGACCCAGAAACAGAGGAGATGCAGACAAGGTTGGCAGAGTTGGAAAAGAAACTGAATTTTGAGCAGCAGCGCTCTGATCTGTGGGAAAGGCTGTATGTCGAAACCAGGGAAGAAAAAGGTAAAGAGGAAACGCCTAAATCAAAGAAATCCAAGGATGGTGTGTTTGCTTCGGTTAAGGACAAGTTTGATGCCGTGAAAAACTCCACAAAGGAGTTTGTGCATCACCATAAAGAGCagataaaaaaagcaaaagaagctGTTAAAGAGAATTTGAAAAAATTCTCTGATTCGGTGAAGTCCACGTTCAGGCACTTCAAGGACTCAGCCACACGCATGTTTAACAAAAACCGTGAGAGGAAGATGCACGAAAGGAGATATCAGGAAAGAAAAGATGCAAAGTCTGACCAGCATGACCAGCAGAAGCGCACAGATGATCCTAGAGACCACGATGCTGCCAAAATCAAAGCATCCTGGCAGTTCAAACAACAAAGACAAATTCATACACATCCAAGAACATCCACAACACAAAACTATCAGGCGAACGATGAAGAACAACAATTTTCACACTATAGGAGTACAAAGGGATGCTCCAGTGTATTTGATTGTGCAAACCAGGAGTCCATGAGTTTATTCAACAAAGCTCTGAATCCCATTAAAGCAGAGGAATTCAATCAACTAATGCAGAGCTACTTGAAGCAGGAGGTAGACCATTTCCACCACTGGAGAGAGTTACAAAATTTTATGAATAGGTTCTTCCACAATGGCGTCTTTATACATGACCAGATGCTATTCACTGACTTTGTCAGTGGTGTTGAGGATTATCTAGAGGACATGGAAGAGTACCAAGAAGGTAATGATGAAGTTTTTGACGATCTGGATGAATATGTATACAAACACTTCTTTGGAGATACCTATTCAAAGCAGTATGGCCCAAG TAAACCCTTTGAAGGGCCATGTTTCATAAATGCAGAATACAGACCTCCCAAACATGACCAGCAGCCTCCTTCTCGCCAGCAGAAAGGaaggaaatggaacaagccaggGCGTACCACTGGAAGACATGTAGCTAATGTCAAAATAGAGCTGGGTCCACTGCCTTTCGATCCAAAGTACTGA
- the ccpg1 gene encoding cell cycle progression protein 1 isoform X4: MSANSSDTESSCGWTIISNEGSDIETLGPENGGTDSIPDPTEVPMILEDDQLSHALEQGADCIEESTLEATQTEETLEDRPEVAEEKALDEQVVLGSSSDHSDIVTLEPPQVEELGVWEERESAVQEPESNEDLGSSSSSQYTFSAPEPLLPSESKAFDSSSDEASEHSSPAVRKRRLRKTTASTSEAEEVPAVKRPGEPEQQAPRRQGQVSGTLNKCVLLALVIAISMGLGHFYVQIQERNKVVEKIREHELNDVKDDLYQCQKEQDVIAESKFQNEDLTEELKQTMEERSSIDSQQKTLFLENQNLKKSLQREEESLASLQEELRNLRAQMRSLEEKGAGTESIITENQKLKDHLEEETQRIRSFLSQKETLMAEAQMLRRELDKERRVTDKLKEHLDQLSQTSEDTGQTDPETEEMQTRLAELEKKLNFEQQRSDLWERLYVETREEKGKEETPKSKKSKDGVFASVKDKFDAVKNSTKEFVHHHKEQIKKAKEAVKENLKKFSDSVKSTFRHFKDSATRMFNKNRERKMHERRYQERKDAKSDQHDQQKRTDDPRDHDAAKIKASWQFKQQRQIHTHPRTSTTQNYQANDEEQQFSHYRSTKGCSSVFDCANQESMSLFNKALNPIKAEEFNQLMQSYLKQEVDHFHHWRELQNFMNRFFHNGVFIHDQMLFTDFVSGVEDYLEDMEEYQEGNDEVFDDLDEYVYKHFFGDTYSKQYGPSKPFEGPCFINAEYRPPKHDQQPPSRQQKGRKWNKPGRTTGRHVANVKIELGPLPFDPKY, translated from the exons ATGTCTGCAAATTCAAGCGACACCGAGTCATCTTGTGGATGGACCATCATAAGCAATGAG GGCTCTGATATTGAAACACTTGGTCCTGAAAATGGTGGAACTGACAGTATTCCTGATCCCACAGAGGTGCCCATGATTCTGGAAGATGACCAGCTAAGTCATGCATTGGAACAAGGAG cAGATTGCATTGAAGAGTCTACTCTTGAAGCCACCCAAACAGAAGAGACTTTAGAAGACCGGCCTGAG GTAGCTGAAGAGAAGGCACTAGATGAGCAGGTTGTGCTCGGGTCTTCAAGTGACCATTCTGACATTGTGACACTCGAGCCTCCGCAGGTGGAGGAGCTTGGTGTCTGGGAGGAAAGGGAGAGTGCTGTGCAGGAGCCCGAGAGCAACGAAGACCTCGGCTCCTCCTCCAGCAGTCAGTACACGTTCAGTGCTCCTGAACCTC tcCTTCCTTCTGAGTCCAAGGCATTTGATTCTAGCAGTGATGAGGCAAGTGAACACTCCAGTCCTGCTGTGCGAAAACGGCGCCTGAGAAAAACAACCGCTTCAACTTCTGAGGCTGAGGAGGTTCCAGCTGTGAAGCGGCCGGGAGAGCCGGAGCAGCAGGCACCCCGGAGACAGGGCCAAGTCAGCGGCACCCTCAACAAGTGCGTCTTACTGGCACTGGTTATTGCCATCAGCATGGGATTGGGGCATTTCTATG TGCAGATTCAAGAAAGGAACAAGGTAGTTGAGAAAATCCGTGAACATGAATTGAATGATGTGAAGGATGATCTTTATCAGTGCCAGAAAGAGCAGGATGTCATTGCAGAAAGCAAG TTCCAGAATGAAGATCTTAcagaagaattaaaacaaaccatGGAAGAAAGGAGTTCCATTGACTCTCAGCAGAAAACCCTTTTCTTGGAGAACCAGAATTTGAAAAAATCATTGCAACGGGAAGAAGAGTCTCTGGCCTCATTGCAAGAAGAACTGAGAAACCTCCGGGCGCAGATGAGGAGTTTAGAGGAGAAGGGGGCTGGCACTGAGTCCATCATTACAGAGAATCAGAAACTCAAGGATCACCTGGAGGAAGAGACGCAGCGGATCCGCAGCTTCCTGAGCCAAAAGGAAACCCTGATGGCAGAAGCTCAGATGCTCAGGAGAGAGCTGGACAAAGAACGAAGAGTGACCGACAAGCTTAAAGAGCACTTAGACCAACTGAGCCAGACTTCAGAAGATACAGGTCAAACTGACCCAGAAACAGAGGAGATGCAGACAAGGTTGGCAGAGTTGGAAAAGAAACTGAATTTTGAGCAGCAGCGCTCTGATCTGTGGGAAAGGCTGTATGTCGAAACCAGGGAAGAAAAAGGTAAAGAGGAAACGCCTAAATCAAAGAAATCCAAGGATGGTGTGTTTGCTTCGGTTAAGGACAAGTTTGATGCCGTGAAAAACTCCACAAAGGAGTTTGTGCATCACCATAAAGAGCagataaaaaaagcaaaagaagctGTTAAAGAGAATTTGAAAAAATTCTCTGATTCGGTGAAGTCCACGTTCAGGCACTTCAAGGACTCAGCCACACGCATGTTTAACAAAAACCGTGAGAGGAAGATGCACGAAAGGAGATATCAGGAAAGAAAAGATGCAAAGTCTGACCAGCATGACCAGCAGAAGCGCACAGATGATCCTAGAGACCACGATGCTGCCAAAATCAAAGCATCCTGGCAGTTCAAACAACAAAGACAAATTCATACACATCCAAGAACATCCACAACACAAAACTATCAGGCGAACGATGAAGAACAACAATTTTCACACTATAGGAGTACAAAGGGATGCTCCAGTGTATTTGATTGTGCAAACCAGGAGTCCATGAGTTTATTCAACAAAGCTCTGAATCCCATTAAAGCAGAGGAATTCAATCAACTAATGCAGAGCTACTTGAAGCAGGAGGTAGACCATTTCCACCACTGGAGAGAGTTACAAAATTTTATGAATAGGTTCTTCCACAATGGCGTCTTTATACATGACCAGATGCTATTCACTGACTTTGTCAGTGGTGTTGAGGATTATCTAGAGGACATGGAAGAGTACCAAGAAGGTAATGATGAAGTTTTTGACGATCTGGATGAATATGTATACAAACACTTCTTTGGAGATACCTATTCAAAGCAGTATGGCCCAAG TAAACCCTTTGAAGGGCCATGTTTCATAAATGCAGAATACAGACCTCCCAAACATGACCAGCAGCCTCCTTCTCGCCAGCAGAAAGGaaggaaatggaacaagccaggGCGTACCACTGGAAGACATGTAGCTAATGTCAAAATAGAGCTGGGTCCACTGCCTTTCGATCCAAAGTACTGA